AGTCTTtccccaaaagaaaaggaatgaaAAGGTGATCATTCAGAAGTTAAAATACAATGGGAAGAATGTCAACGAGCTATTTGACAACTCTTCCAAGCAATGTGCATTCCTAATGGTGAGAACCATACTTCATACATCCCATGTAGGGTGTTAGGAAAAATTTCACAGGAACTCTTTCAAGAAAATGTGCATTCCCTAATGGCTAGTGCACACCAACTGCCCTTTTACCTGGATAAAATCAGCAACGTGATTCTTGTTAACTTTCCTCCATATTTTTGTGTTCCCCACGGTATTAGACATAACATACAAACCGCATATTTGGCTTTGATGTGGTCAATAATGTGATTCTGGTTAAACATGTCATTCAATTGCCTTAAATTAAGGAGTAGAACATCAAGGAAGATCCAAAAGAAGGACTTCTCATTGTTAGGCTTTAACCTGAAAATTGCATCAAGTAACTCCTATTGTAAAATCTCTTCCCTGTGATTGGAATTTTTGCCCTAATCAACAAAAAAGTCTCTAAGagtaaaaagaataaaaactaTTATCCTTAGAAAGGAAGCATTTTATGTTCAAGAGAATATGTCACGAAAGAAAGAATTTACTCTATTTTGCATCAAAAGaccaacaaaaacaagatttCATATGGACGCACAGAACTATACAGAcagacaaataaataaattacctCACTTTTGAGTGCAGAAGCTGCTGTTCCCCGATTTTCAGGATCTACAGACAATAAGGTCTCCATAAGCCATACAGCAAGAGGAGGAAAATCCTTAAACGTCTCCGCAAGACGTTGCTTATAAGGTTGTAGAGGTTTGAACACCGTCGAATGAGGTAACTTTGACTTTCTCCAATAGTCTTCCGACGGAGAGCCACAAAGCTTGAAGATTTTATGCAATTGCTCCACCTAAAAGATACAAACATGTACATTCTTAGTTGTCATCTCAACGGAAACCAAAATATGTACCAGCTACATCTTTACAGTATGTAACCAAATAAAATGTATTTGATATTTACATTATGTTGCACATAACTtaaatatatatgcatatgaaCACAATAGGGAAAATGCCCTACATGACCATAACCAGGATGAAGGTGAAGTGTTCAGTTAAACTGCTCATTGTACCACAGAGAAAGGACCACTTCTGAGTTCTGACCCGGAAACATTATGAATGTTGCTGGTGCATGAAAGACCCTTGTAGCATGTCATTCACCATACAGCATATTGGATTGTTACTCATTTAATTGCCCAATTCCTGAAGACAACTAAGAATACTTCAAATAATTTTCTCTCAACTGCTTGATTTTCCAAATTTCTTCAGAAGTGTTTCAAAGAAAGGGTTGGCAAAAGGCCTTCTGAGCATCATCCTTTTTTCCTGTGTTCGCAAAACATCTGCTGAAACTGTATAATAGGCCCAAATTGTTCCATTTTATcatgatgataaaaaaaatacattcacTGAAGCTAAGCATGGAATGTTCATACTCTATTATGTTAAATAATACTCCACATGAATTCAGAAACCAAGCATTTTGGATTAGATCCTCCTTCAAATCTTTTCTCCCCCTATAGAAAATCAGCAGACAAGGCTGAAGGCTTAATGAATGCTCCCTATATTCAGTCCCTTTTGGAAGTTCCAAACTGAACAAGTCCACGCATTTAATCCAAGCAAATTCATACAAAAAGTACAAATTTCCAATATTGCCCCTTTCTCCCTACTTCCAAAGTATTAATAGTGACTTGTAAGGGACAATTTTGGAAAACTTAAAAGGACACTTCAAAGTGGGGCATGCATTGTGGGACATCCAAATTGGAAAGATGCTCACAGAATAAAGACGGACTGTACCTCCGTTCTACCAGGCATTATAGGCTTGCCAGCATATATTTCTCCAAGTATACAACCAGTGCTCCACAAATCCACTGAAGCTCCATAATGAGCTGCTCCAAGTAAAAGTTCAGGTGGACGATACCAAAGGGTCACAACACAGCTTGTCATTGGCACTCTCTGGTGAGGATCAAAAAAACTTGCTAAGCCAAAGTCTGCAATCTTCAGTATTCCATGATTGTCGACTAAAAGGTTTGAACCTTTAATGTCACGATGCAGAACACCACGACTATGACAATGGTCAAGTCCACTTAGTAGCTGTTGCATGTAACATTTGATCTGaaaaacacaaaaggaaaaaaggagcTTTACTTTGAGCATCAAACACCATTTTGCAGATTGCTGGGTACAACTCTTTCAATTAACCACAAGAAGAAAAGCAAAGTTGTAACCATGTGGCATGTGATTatattgaaaggaaaaaaaacccgcATGAAGTGCATTCCAAGcttaaagaaaaattaatcaagTACCTGTGGTTCTGAGAATTTGACACCAGGAAGAGATGCAAGCCCCATAAGATCATGTTCCATATACTCGAACACAAGGTACAAGCTACAAGAAGTCCTTGATGTGACCAAGCCTTCCAATGCAATTACATTTGGATGATCAAGCCTGCGCAAAACAAGGATTTCCCTTGCCATGAACTTGACGCTTTCAGGATCCATGTTGTCAAACCTCACTCTCTTTAAAGCAACCACTTTCATGTGAGTTAGATCACGAGCCTTGTATACATTGCTATAAGTTCCTTGGCCAATCTGCAACAATGAAATGCGATACTCCAGCATCAAAATCAGGACAGAGAGTAGCCAAACAGAATGCAGGATTTACGCTAAACATGTAAACAACATGCGAAGAATAGCATGAACTTCTAACAAACTAAACCAATTTCTTAAACTAACGCTTGCTAACAGTTAGGAATGAATAAAATGCTACTATAAGCATTCTTACTTTATTTAAACAAGAATTAGAGAAAGATTATAATTTTAGTAACTGCAACTCTCTCAGCACTCCACAGTTTGCTTTTAGAACTTCGGTCCATTGATGCTAGTTAAAAACCTACTAGTTTTCAAGGTTAATGAGTTAAAGCCTTGAAGATTGTGCACTTTCAGCATCCATTTAGAAATATATCATAAATGTTAAATGATGTTTACTCAACAGTAACCAAGAATAAAATACCCTAGATAAGTTGTAGAACACTCTAGGTGTAGATAGTTTTAGTTCAGTCGAAGAATATCAGCAAAGCGTATAAGTGATCATCACTGAACATAGATTTTAAAGGTAGTTAGGCAGAACTTCGCTACAGCACTATTGCCTTTCGACATATTTTATTACCATAAGTAAAAGAACTAAGATCAAGACGCACAACTATCCATCCTccatgaaaagtgaaaaccatTCAAGCTTTAAGTAATGGTAACCTTCGCGCCACAATTATTACCCAGAGATAGCAGTTTCATAACTGTAATAAACAAATAACGGCAGTTGACCATTACATCAGAAAAGGAACATACTTTGTCTAGCCTCTCGAAGGTATTAGCACGCCGTGGCACCCATCCACTGATAGCCTCTCCAGCTACCGCAGCAAGCCAAGAAGGCCAACCTGCAGCAACCTGTTCCCCTTCTGTAGCTTTTGGGATGCTTGCTATAGCTGGATAATCAGGAGCAACTATTGCACCACCATCTAACAACCTCTCAACATAGTCCCCCCCGACCTGATTTAAACCGGTGAACTTCTTATCTGTAAACCTGACTCTATTGTCACCACCATCTAACAACCACTCTTTCACCGGAAAATTCTCATCTCTCTTTGAAGAAATAACTCGAGGTGGTACATCTGAATTCGACAACCCTTTATTCGACTCTCTACTCAACTGTCTCCCCCTCAGTGTCTGTCTGACATCTTCTACAATATTAGGCTTTCCGCAAACGCAACCCATGAATTACCAATAAAAACCCAACACAACtccccaaaccaaaccgagccttgtctCACAATCAACAGAACTCCCCCTTTACTAATAATACATAAATCACTTGCAATAACTGTAGGCAGCATCAACCAGTCACTCTACCAAAAACTTCTCTTCTTGATATCCCTATAAAGAGAACAATCAACTGAAGTTCTGATCCAAACAGATAGAGAATCACCAGCAAAACCCCCTAAACCAACAACTAACTCTATCTGAAAAACCCTCTTCTACTTGAGAAAACAATGAACTCAACTTGATCCAGACACAGAATTCAACTCCTTTACCACCAATTTATCAGCCAATACTACTCCCATGCaataaaaaaaaccagaaaTTCAATCAGCCATCAATGCTACAATGCTATATAAATTCCTGTATAGATTCTATAATCCAACAGGACCTGAAACTTCAAACATGGAGAGCAATCAGTGCGCATGTACCTCGAATTGGAATTGAGTGGGACCAACCCAAAAACCCCTGATCACTGATTTGGGGCTTTCTGCACTTGTCTGCCGTTTCTTGGAAAAGACAGTGGATTGAAAAAGTTTGGTTTTGAAAAAACCATTCCGTTGTTGCTTTTTTTTGACCATTTCAGCACAGTCGTAGTACAAGGATACCCATATAcacttgcccaaaaaaaaaaagaaaaaaggatacCCATATACAGACGCACTCAATAAAATATACATACAACCATTGAAGGCTTGCCGGCGAGGCTCagtctcttttcttttatttccagAAATGTAAAAAACAACTCTTTCTCTGTCCAATCtccaacgtctctctctctctccctctctctctctctctctctactgaaAAGTAGGAGTAGTAGTTGCAGCTGATTAGTGGAAAATGATAGTAGTATAATGAGGTTGATTTCACCGATCATAAATAAACTTCTCATcaacaagagtaaaaaattagTAGTAATACAGCCGCtgatcattttttgtttgatttgaatatactataatttttttctgaTGGAGTTGTTCGAGTTAGTGGAATTGACTACGAATTCCTAATGGACCAAATTAATTACTCCTACTGGTATCTGGTAATAGGTTGGAGTTCATAGCTCAAGTGATCAACTATAGTATGTTTTTTTATACTCCTGTCTGTTTTGGTAATCGATGTCCGGATCAACTTACACGTATCTTAATTAAATTCAGAATCACAAAATTAATGaccaaataattttctaaaagTCACAAGGGTTTTGCTGGCGAACGGAGTTGAACTTGGTGAGTCAAGCCACTTTGGGGTAACTTTTGGGAAGTCTTTTTGGCATCgtctttttgttattttctcttaatGTTGACTAGCTTCTGGTATAATTCTTACGTCACATCGTTCAATTAGacgagaaatcgaaaaagtataaaaatgaagcccaaagttgaaaaaaaaaaagtcactaaaGACAACCATAAATACAATCTTCGAGTCTTTTGGCCATTTGTAAggaatttttttcaaacttttgactttatttttatactttttcgattcttcttatCAAACCGAATGATATACGTAAAAACAATACCTAACTAtaataaaaattaagagaaaaacaaCCACAAAGACAATGCCAAAAGTCAGTGAATAGTTAGGCCAAAGGAAGCGTAAGCAATCAACCATGTTAATTAAGTTGGTCCGGATCGTCATGCCTAGTAAAAGGATCTCATCCTGAGCTTAGAATGTGATTTAATTTTGCTCATTTTATTCGACTCATCCACTAGGTAATGCTTGCAAAAAATGTTTAAGTTCATCAAAATCGCGCCAATATAAATGAAACacgtttattttgaaaaaaaaaattactagtatAATATAGAGAATAAACTTTAGAATATGCATGCGTATTTTGTTCACAGGATTTGATGTTcaatcaatctaattttttatattcataACTTACTTAAcgataataaaaaagaaacaaaactcaCAGCAGGGTTCCTGCCTTCCTGGTATAAAAATTCCAATTTGGTTTCATAATTACAAGTAATTATCATGATATTTGAAAGAGAAATATTTTGTCACGTTACTTTGTCAAGATAAGTTTGATAAAATTATAAGGTTATTGTGTGTAATTAATGATGTTTTCTCAAGAATAATgttataagtatattttttttaattctaaaattcaggaaaaaaaaaaaaaaaaggttgttcACAAATTAATCAGGTGTTGCACGTACTTGGAGCATCTCCCGACCTCTAAATaccaaaatatcaaaaaatagctTGTACTCCATGATCCATCAATAACTCTAAATTTTTTGTCTGATTTTTTACAGTATTGTTTAATTTTTCGTTTATCCtttcgttgtaatttttttgattaatcacTCATCTCGACAAATAGTAAtcagaagaatttaaaaaatattgaccaaaattgaaaaaaaacttATAAGTCGACACTGAAGGCAAAAAATAACAGCTATTTACTAGTTTTTTGCCTTttgtgaatttattttttgcttttggtcataaatttatacttttagactcctcttgtcaagaaaactaataaattcagaaaaatataacgtaaatctaacaaaaaattttaaaaaaaggacgAACCAAAATActaaatcaaaaaatacaaaaaaaaaaaaaaaaagaataaatatcaCCACACCCTTTAAACTtcactttttaacttttaaattttagtacacgactaaaatagaaacgaaaaaaaaatgaaaaaaaaaactaaggttAATCAGATATTGGAGGCTAAACAATCGGCTCGGaccgtcaattttttttattttgctcatAATTTTATTCCATAGCTGCTGATGTCAAATTAATTTGATATTTTGCATGAATGATGTGTTCAATGTGTCCTACGCAACGAGCTCGAATTGTTAAATATAAGATCAATGGTGAGTCTATCATCAAGGCCTTCACtctacaataaaaaaaaaggtgtccAGTTGATAAACCAAATCTTTTTTCTTGTACGAGATATGGATTGAAGCCAGTAGAACTGTCGACACTGAGATTACAGCAATCTCAGTTAATTTTGTTTAGACTTTTGGATGATCAACTCAATCAATGAAATTAAATGCAACAGATGTATGCATGCATGACTCTCGAATTTTGAGTCTACAAGGCACGTTTCTTTGATCTCGTCGTGGTCAATTGGACGGTCCGAATGCGTATCCAGTCCGTCGATGCGGCTCTTAGCTTAT
The sequence above is drawn from the Rhododendron vialii isolate Sample 1 chromosome 6a, ASM3025357v1 genome and encodes:
- the LOC131329490 gene encoding probable serine/threonine-protein kinase At1g54610 — its product is MGCVCGKPNIVEDVRQTLRGRQLSRESNKGLSNSDVPPRVISSKRDENFPVKEWLLDGGDNRVRFTDKKFTGLNQVGGDYVERLLDGGAIVAPDYPAIASIPKATEGEQVAAGWPSWLAAVAGEAISGWVPRRANTFERLDKIGQGTYSNVYKARDLTHMKVVALKRVRFDNMDPESVKFMAREILVLRRLDHPNVIALEGLVTSRTSCSLYLVFEYMEHDLMGLASLPGVKFSEPQIKCYMQQLLSGLDHCHSRGVLHRDIKGSNLLVDNHGILKIADFGLASFFDPHQRVPMTSCVVTLWYRPPELLLGAAHYGASVDLWSTGCILGEIYAGKPIMPGRTEVEQLHKIFKLCGSPSEDYWRKSKLPHSTVFKPLQPYKQRLAETFKDFPPLAVWLMETLLSVDPENRGTAASALKSEYFTTIPLACDPSSLPKYPPSKEIDTKLRHEDAKRKEVTGGRGQRDDQETGAATQPRAVPAQNTNAEAVKSLQTRQSNSGSKSRSEKFARYQEDGATGFPIGPQRQTRAAKEADKDLADQNPRRAPNSGPLVSGSGWKKAGKKYDDIVFPSSRANLSTLSGLVASRALLSEECPDKLFPSQLESENQLGMSSVQYEVSGPMRKNDRIFVGVGSQRLEKTRASVKEAVLNGHGSKGNKMHYSGPLLRPSDTNMDQVLKEHERRIQEAGRRARLEKARLAKGQDSDMQIPATNQIYVSSRGAG